A genomic segment from Chitinophaga niabensis encodes:
- a CDS encoding RNA polymerase sigma-70 factor encodes MNDKEIQALQEQVALSDDQQAFKTLFKHYYTTLFQFAVSIVKVRESAEEIVEDVFIKVWDKRRNLTEIANLRLYLYVAVKHHCLNHVTRRGNTTELDPDQLDVVCAELVPSPEDLLVASELLQRVNRSIHELPPKCRIVYKLVKENGLSYKEAGEILNISPRTVENHIAAAIKKIASVLDADFPLPRKSFTLPGVKN; translated from the coding sequence GGAACAAGTAGCTCTTTCTGATGACCAGCAAGCATTCAAGACCTTATTCAAGCACTATTACACTACTCTTTTCCAGTTCGCCGTTTCCATTGTAAAAGTGAGGGAATCGGCAGAAGAAATAGTGGAGGACGTTTTTATCAAGGTCTGGGATAAGCGCAGGAACCTAACTGAAATAGCCAACCTTCGTTTGTACTTATATGTGGCTGTAAAGCATCATTGCCTGAATCATGTAACAAGGCGGGGGAACACAACTGAGCTTGATCCTGATCAGCTGGATGTAGTATGCGCAGAACTGGTTCCCAGTCCTGAAGACCTGCTGGTAGCCTCAGAACTGTTGCAGCGTGTGAACAGGTCCATTCATGAACTTCCCCCTAAATGCCGTATTGTTTATAAGCTGGTAAAAGAGAACGGCCTCTCCTATAAAGAAGCAGGAGAAATACTCAACATTTCCCCCCGAACTGTTGAGAACCATATTGCTGCCGCCATTAAAAAAATAGCATCTGTTCTGGATGCCGACTTCCCCCTCCCCCGCAAATCCTTTACCCTGCCGGGTGTAAAGAATTAA